The following DNA comes from Halostagnicola kamekurae.
AGTGCAATTTGCAACGGAGGAACACGGCCGGGCGGTATACCTCTACAAGACCGGCGGCGAACTGGCCGTCCAGACGGCGTCGTCCGTCGGCAAACGGGAGTACCTTCACTGTATCTCCCTCGGAAAGGCGATTCTCGCTCACTACCCGCGAGAGCGCGTCGAGGAGATCGTCGACGAACACGGATTGCCTGGGTACACGCCGCAAACGATCACCAGCCGCGACGAGCTTTTCGAAGAGCTCGAGACGATTCGAGAGCGGGGGTACGCCTTCGACGACGAGGAGAAAATAGAGGGGCTCCGCTGTGTCGCGGCACCCGTAACGGCCGGCGAAGACGACGTGATCGGCGCGGTGAGCGTCTCCGGTCCCTCGAGTCGAATGACCGGCGATCGGTACCGGGAAGAACTGCCCAACATGGTCACTCGCTCCGCGAACGTCATCGAGATCAACGCCAAGTTCTCCTGAGTTCGTTTGCGACGTTCAAACGGACGTATTTCGACCGGTACTCGGTCGATTCGTGGAATCGCGCCCAATAAGCCACCGAGCGACCGACTGAGGTGAGTACTGAGACCGTTTACACAGGTACACGTGTAACTCCGATCGTCGAACACCGCCCACTGCACCGATACCGCCGACAGAATCGCGCCCGGTTTGACGCTCGCAAAACGACGGGTCGAACTCGAGCGGGCGTTCGGCCGGTAGAAATCCTTATGTGACGAGTCGACGTGGGTCAAAGACGCGTATGACTCAACGCATCGGAGACGTGACCGTCGGTATCACCGCAGGCAGCGAGTTCGATCTCGAGAT
Coding sequences within:
- a CDS encoding IclR family transcriptional regulator, which codes for MAKSSKPRTIQAVGITLEIIDYLHENDSARITEIADELNRSKGTIHCHLATLLEKEHVVKDDETYRLSLRYLELGEGVKERLGTYEVVTDELADLAEQSNELVQFATEEHGRAVYLYKTGGELAVQTASSVGKREYLHCISLGKAILAHYPRERVEEIVDEHGLPGYTPQTITSRDELFEELETIRERGYAFDDEEKIEGLRCVAAPVTAGEDDVIGAVSVSGPSSRMTGDRYREELPNMVTRSANVIEINAKFS